In Desulfomonile tiedjei DSM 6799, a genomic segment contains:
- a CDS encoding plasma-membrane proton-efflux P-type ATPase, which produces MKRTAMDPDTLKTAAISDFVAELATNIRSGLSSDDVRNRLEKYGYNEISERHVNPLVKFLSYFWGPIPWMIEIAAILSLVVHHWADFAIILVLLVANAVVGFWEEYQAGNTIAVLKEQLALNARVKRDNRWTTIPARELVPGDLVRIRLGDIVPADARLLEGEPVQVDQSALTGESLPVTLESGDTVYSGAVLKQGETDAIVYATGASTYFGKSAQLVKEAHTVSHFQQAILKIGDYLIVLALALVALILVVALFRGDNMMTTLQFALVLTVAAIPVAMPTVLSVTMAVGAKGLATKKAIVTRLASIEELAGVDVLCSDKTGTLTQNRLTLGEPFVIEPFTGDQAILYAVLASRAEDQDPIDLAIISGLKEQEPVTVYNITHFQPFDPVNKRTEASITAPDGATFKVTKGAPQVILKLCSNAPDIRSEVEEAINGFAHRGFRSLSVARTDGSDQWKFVGVLPLYDPPREDSKTTIETAKSMGVKLKMVTGDQVAIAREIASQLGLGTNILDARLFEDVSHHKAGELAQAIEDSDGFAQVFPEHKFHIVDVLQKEGHIVGMTGDGVNDAPALKKADVGVAVSGATDAARSAADIVLMAPGLSVIIDGIKESRKTFQRMNSYAIYRIAETVRVLFFMTLSILIFNFYPVTAVMIVLLALLNDGPILAIAYDRTHYENQPESWNMPLVLQISTVLGIAGVISSFLLFYLAERVFHIGPEAIQTFMFLKLALAGHLTIFVTRTRGPFWSVAPSPVLLWSAVATKLLATVAAIYGVFMVPISWKWALIIWVYALLWFLVNDRVKLVAYRIFNPAEPALLAGKVSATEH; this is translated from the coding sequence ATGAAAAGGACGGCAATGGATCCTGACACTTTAAAGACTGCAGCAATCTCGGATTTCGTTGCAGAGCTTGCCACCAATATCCGAAGTGGCCTGTCCTCGGATGATGTTCGTAACCGACTGGAAAAATACGGTTATAACGAAATTTCGGAACGGCATGTAAATCCGCTCGTTAAGTTTCTCTCGTATTTTTGGGGGCCAATCCCCTGGATGATCGAAATAGCCGCAATCCTTTCGCTCGTGGTTCATCACTGGGCGGACTTCGCGATTATCCTTGTGCTCCTGGTGGCAAACGCTGTTGTAGGTTTCTGGGAGGAATATCAGGCAGGGAATACAATTGCGGTGCTCAAAGAGCAACTAGCCCTGAATGCCCGTGTCAAGCGGGATAACAGATGGACTACGATTCCGGCTCGAGAACTGGTTCCTGGTGACCTCGTTCGGATTCGTCTCGGAGATATTGTTCCTGCTGATGCTCGTCTTTTGGAAGGCGAGCCGGTTCAGGTTGATCAGTCTGCGCTGACGGGAGAGTCTCTGCCAGTTACCCTTGAGTCAGGTGACACAGTCTATTCTGGGGCGGTACTTAAGCAGGGTGAAACAGATGCAATCGTCTATGCAACTGGAGCAAGCACTTATTTTGGCAAGAGTGCCCAGTTGGTGAAAGAGGCTCACACCGTAAGTCACTTTCAGCAAGCAATTCTGAAGATTGGAGATTACCTCATCGTCCTTGCTCTTGCTTTAGTGGCCCTGATCCTGGTGGTGGCCCTGTTTCGCGGCGATAATATGATGACTACTCTGCAGTTCGCTTTGGTTCTTACCGTTGCCGCAATTCCCGTGGCAATGCCCACTGTGCTGTCGGTTACGATGGCTGTGGGGGCTAAAGGGCTGGCAACCAAGAAAGCCATTGTCACGCGGCTTGCTTCAATCGAAGAGCTGGCAGGCGTAGACGTGCTCTGTTCTGACAAGACCGGCACGCTTACGCAAAACAGGCTCACATTGGGGGAACCGTTCGTTATAGAGCCTTTTACGGGAGATCAAGCTATCCTCTATGCGGTCCTGGCCTCCAGAGCTGAAGATCAGGATCCTATCGATCTCGCGATAATATCAGGTTTGAAGGAACAAGAACCTGTGACCGTCTACAACATAACTCATTTTCAGCCATTCGATCCGGTAAATAAAAGGACCGAAGCGTCGATCACTGCTCCGGACGGCGCGACATTCAAGGTCACCAAGGGCGCTCCTCAAGTAATTCTGAAGCTGTGCTCCAATGCTCCCGATATCCGGTCGGAGGTTGAAGAAGCGATCAATGGGTTTGCTCATCGGGGCTTTCGATCTCTTAGTGTGGCTCGAACGGATGGAAGCGATCAGTGGAAGTTTGTTGGAGTACTACCGCTATACGATCCGCCCCGAGAGGATTCCAAAACAACCATCGAGACTGCAAAGTCAATGGGTGTCAAGCTGAAAATGGTTACTGGCGACCAAGTCGCTATTGCCAGGGAAATAGCGAGCCAACTCGGCTTGGGGACTAACATACTTGATGCTCGACTCTTCGAAGATGTGAGTCATCACAAGGCTGGAGAACTAGCTCAAGCTATCGAAGATTCAGATGGATTTGCACAGGTCTTTCCCGAGCACAAATTCCACATTGTGGATGTGCTGCAAAAAGAAGGTCATATTGTGGGAATGACAGGAGACGGCGTGAACGACGCTCCTGCATTGAAAAAAGCGGATGTTGGTGTAGCTGTGTCCGGTGCTACGGACGCTGCACGTTCGGCTGCGGATATCGTCTTAATGGCGCCTGGTTTGTCCGTGATCATCGATGGAATCAAGGAGAGCCGTAAGACATTTCAGCGCATGAACAGCTACGCCATTTATCGCATTGCTGAGACGGTCCGAGTTCTGTTCTTCATGACCCTCTCCATCTTGATTTTCAACTTTTATCCCGTAACCGCGGTCATGATAGTCCTACTCGCGTTGCTTAACGATGGTCCTATCCTGGCCATTGCCTATGATCGAACTCATTACGAGAATCAACCCGAATCCTGGAACATGCCGCTGGTGTTACAGATCTCCACTGTGCTGGGCATAGCCGGGGTCATTTCTTCATTCTTACTGTTTTACCTCGCCGAACGGGTATTTCATATCGGGCCCGAGGCAATCCAGACCTTCATGTTTCTCAAGCTGGCACTGGCGGGACATCTCACGATATTTGTCACTCGAACCCGAGGACCTTTTTGGTCAGTTGCCCCTTCTCCTGTTCTGCTATGGTCTGCGGTGGCTACAAAACTACTCGCTACTGTGGCGGCCATCTACGGAGTTTTCATGGTTCCCATAAGTTGGAAATGGGCTCTGATTATCTGGGTATACGCATTGCTGTGGTTTCTCGTGAACGATCGAGTGAAGCTTGTTGCATACCGAATATTCAATCCAGCCGAACCCGCTTTGCTGGCCGGCAAAGTCTCAGCAACGGAACATTAG
- a CDS encoding ABC transporter ATP-binding protein/permease gives MSDAQTVNPIMFSKTNLKKDKVTPSIWYKFWSLTAPYWTSEEKWSALTLLVLIMAMNLGSVYVQVLLNEWIKDFYDALQKTDKTAFITDLLRFAELAGAYIIQSVYMLYLSQMLQIRWRRWLTAKYLSKWLNHQAYYRMQFLDDKTDNPDQRISEDINSFIGQTLSLTITLLSSVVTLVSFIAILWGLSGTLSVNLGSMGTLKIPGYMVWAAVGYSVAGTWLTLRIGKPLVQLNFDQQRFEADFRYSMARLRENSEGVALYRGEKEERAGFLSRFNAVVNNYWQIMVRQKKLNWLTSGYNQVAVIFPILMAAPRFFSGQMHLGGLMQTAAAFSSVHGSLSYLINSYTTIASWNAIVNRLSGFTGAVDRTAILKTREELKHLKSSDRSFSVKSLSVFLPDQKLLLRDLDLHLEPGESLLIMGPSGSGKSTLIRALAGIWPFARGTVLLPENGKVMFLPQKPYLPLGTLRQALYYPYAPEGSTANLSEILDLCYLSHLSTVLDQRDNWAQLLSLGEQQRIAFARILLQCPDYVFLDEATASLDEEMEEMLYKLVRSRLKQAIVISVGHRSSLLSWHQSSLRLMGDGKWLRFAGRTKFTESVGP, from the coding sequence ATGAGTGATGCACAAACCGTCAATCCGATCATGTTCTCGAAAACAAACTTGAAAAAAGATAAGGTAACCCCTTCCATCTGGTATAAATTCTGGAGTCTGACAGCGCCCTACTGGACATCCGAAGAAAAGTGGAGTGCACTCACGCTGCTGGTCTTGATCATGGCAATGAACCTCGGAAGCGTTTACGTTCAGGTGTTACTCAACGAATGGATCAAAGACTTCTACGATGCCCTCCAGAAAACCGATAAGACAGCCTTCATTACCGACCTTCTGAGGTTTGCCGAACTCGCAGGAGCGTACATCATCCAATCCGTTTACATGCTTTATCTCAGCCAAATGCTCCAGATCCGCTGGCGGCGGTGGCTCACTGCCAAGTATCTCTCCAAGTGGCTTAACCACCAAGCATATTATCGTATGCAATTCCTGGACGATAAGACAGACAACCCCGATCAACGAATCAGTGAAGACATCAATTCATTCATCGGTCAAACGCTATCCCTGACCATTACGCTCTTGAGTTCGGTAGTCACGCTGGTCTCATTCATTGCCATTTTATGGGGATTATCCGGCACCCTCAGCGTTAATCTGGGTTCAATGGGAACGCTGAAAATCCCCGGTTATATGGTCTGGGCAGCCGTCGGTTACTCGGTGGCTGGAACATGGCTCACCTTGCGTATAGGAAAACCTTTGGTACAACTCAATTTCGATCAACAACGGTTCGAGGCCGACTTCAGATATAGTATGGCTCGCCTACGTGAAAACAGCGAAGGCGTTGCCCTGTACAGGGGCGAAAAGGAGGAGCGTGCCGGATTTTTGTCCCGCTTTAATGCTGTAGTCAACAATTACTGGCAAATAATGGTACGACAGAAGAAGCTGAACTGGTTGACAAGCGGCTACAATCAGGTTGCCGTCATCTTTCCGATATTGATGGCCGCTCCTCGTTTTTTTTCCGGTCAGATGCACCTGGGAGGACTGATGCAAACTGCCGCGGCATTCTCCTCAGTGCATGGATCTCTTTCATATCTCATCAACAGTTACACGACAATCGCGAGCTGGAATGCCATTGTGAATCGTTTGTCAGGATTTACAGGTGCCGTTGACAGGACTGCAATACTCAAAACTCGAGAAGAATTGAAGCATCTCAAGTCATCCGATCGTTCGTTCTCCGTAAAATCTCTCAGTGTCTTCTTGCCGGATCAAAAGCTGTTGCTGAGAGATCTTGATCTGCATCTGGAGCCCGGTGAATCCTTGCTCATCATGGGCCCTTCAGGATCCGGGAAAAGCACTCTAATCCGAGCCCTCGCAGGCATCTGGCCGTTTGCTCGCGGGACCGTCCTTTTGCCTGAAAACGGCAAGGTGATGTTTTTGCCCCAGAAGCCCTACCTGCCCCTGGGAACATTGCGGCAAGCTTTGTATTATCCGTATGCTCCAGAGGGCTCAACAGCGAATCTGTCGGAAATCCTTGACCTTTGCTATCTTTCACACCTGTCGACGGTTCTCGATCAACGTGACAATTGGGCTCAGTTGCTTTCGTTAGGAGAGCAGCAGCGTATTGCCTTTGCCAGAATTTTGCTCCAGTGTCCTGATTACGTGTTCCTTGATGAAGCTACTGCGTCGCTTGACGAAGAAATGGAGGAGATGCTTTACAAGCTTGTTAGATCCAGGTTAAAGCAAGCCATAGTAATAAGCGTGGGGCATCGCAGCAGCTTACTCTCCTGGCACCAATCAAGCTTGAGACTAATGGGGGATGGAAAATGGCTTCGATTTGCGGGGAGGACGAAATTCACTGAATCCGTGGGACCCTGA
- a CDS encoding sulfite exporter TauE/SafE family protein, with translation MTETTLFSAERFVGYVALGFGTGLYGTLIGAGGGFVLMPILLLLFPKESPEQLTSISLAVVFFNALGGSEAYALMRRIDYRSGLMFAAATIPGAILGALNTGYVPRTLFDAVFGILLVAGAAFLLIRTNKRESVEVRHYQYKISRHLVEANGVVFDYSFNPLVGIGLSFVVGYVSSFLGIGGGIIHVPAMTYFLNFPVHVATATSHFVLSIMAFTGTMTHVVTGTFPHNANLTLSLAIGALLGAPLGAHLSGLIRGNWIIRGLALALIVVGLRILAMAI, from the coding sequence ATGACTGAGACAACATTGTTTTCCGCTGAACGATTTGTGGGGTATGTCGCTCTCGGCTTCGGCACGGGACTCTACGGGACCCTGATCGGCGCCGGTGGAGGTTTCGTGTTGATGCCTATCTTACTCCTCCTTTTTCCCAAAGAAAGTCCTGAGCAACTGACATCTATCTCTTTGGCGGTAGTGTTCTTCAACGCCCTTGGCGGCTCGGAGGCATATGCTCTCATGAGACGGATTGACTATAGATCGGGTCTGATGTTCGCCGCAGCGACTATTCCGGGAGCTATCCTGGGTGCCCTGAACACCGGCTATGTCCCCCGAACGCTGTTTGACGCCGTATTCGGGATCTTGTTGGTTGCGGGGGCTGCTTTTCTTCTTATTCGCACAAACAAGAGAGAATCTGTAGAAGTCCGCCATTATCAGTACAAGATTTCCCGCCACCTGGTGGAGGCAAACGGTGTTGTTTTTGACTATTCTTTCAACCCGCTCGTGGGTATCGGTTTGAGCTTTGTCGTGGGCTACGTTTCCAGTTTCCTCGGCATCGGCGGCGGCATCATCCATGTACCCGCGATGACTTATTTTCTCAATTTTCCCGTGCATGTCGCGACGGCTACGTCCCATTTTGTCCTCTCCATCATGGCTTTTACCGGGACCATGACCCACGTCGTTACGGGTACGTTTCCTCATAACGCAAATCTCACTCTTTCTTTGGCCATCGGAGCGCTCCTGGGTGCGCCTTTAGGTGCGCACCTTTCGGGACTGATCCGTGGCAATTGGATTATTCGAGGGCTCGCTCTGGCGCTCATAGTGGTGGGTCTCCGGATATTGGCCATGGCGATCTAA
- a CDS encoding DedA family protein: MEMLSAEILSWLTHYGYLGIFCLLMLGIVGAPIPDELVLTCAGYMIFKGYLSPGLTAASAFTGSLCGISVSYALGRFIGTPIIYRYGHIVNIKHERLDALTAWYERFGKWALLFGYFIAGVRHLSAFMAGTSRLRLPVFAAFAYTGAFIWSLTFISIGYILGEEWTWVAEHLTAWTWVSLMAIGVIAILLFVRLQKSRRT, encoded by the coding sequence ATGGAGATGCTTTCCGCGGAAATTCTGAGCTGGCTTACCCATTACGGATACCTGGGGATTTTTTGTTTGTTAATGCTCGGTATTGTGGGAGCCCCTATTCCAGATGAGCTGGTTTTGACATGCGCAGGGTACATGATATTCAAAGGCTATCTTTCGCCTGGACTCACCGCAGCGTCAGCCTTTACGGGCAGTCTGTGCGGGATTAGTGTCAGTTACGCCTTGGGCCGCTTCATAGGTACCCCGATAATTTATAGATACGGTCATATTGTTAACATCAAACATGAAAGGCTGGATGCGCTTACCGCATGGTATGAGCGTTTCGGCAAATGGGCTCTGCTATTTGGGTATTTTATAGCAGGAGTCAGGCATCTGTCCGCGTTCATGGCGGGCACTTCGAGACTTCGGTTGCCCGTATTCGCTGCTTTTGCTTACACGGGAGCCTTCATATGGTCCCTTACCTTCATCTCAATCGGTTACATTTTGGGAGAAGAGTGGACGTGGGTAGCGGAACATCTAACTGCCTGGACTTGGGTGTCCCTCATGGCAATCGGTGTTATCGCTATTCTGCTTTTTGTCAGGCTGCAAAAGTCTCGACGGACCTAA
- a CDS encoding DegQ family serine endoprotease yields the protein MYKARYTESLIMLLIFATILFVVTAVVPASADPQSVIKDLDQAYTQIAQKVSPSVVRVSSTKNVSVASDEGLEPFLRQFPFFGDQFPKQPRHPQSVETLMGSGFIVSSDGLIMTNYHVVKDMKEITVTLPGKRDYKAKLIGADPESDIALIKIDAKNLPAVTWGDSSKLRVGEIVVAIGNPFGLSGTVTNGIVSATGRTNMGIIGYEDFIQTDAPINPGNSGGPLVNIKGEVVGINTAIATQSGGYMGVGFTIPSDSAKLVMDELLKYGKVQHGLLGINIQDLTEPLAKSFGRTDLNGALVSQVVPDSPAAKAGIKTGDIILDYNDKPVSGASQLKNLVGQTRPGSTAKLTIWRDKKTADVSVAIAERTTKTAQAEVPAAKASNELGITVDKVPPQLTSELGLKQGVGLVIKNETPDGRGAAMGLRTGDVILEVDNRPITSLSEFDKDVMEAKQDGVIRFMIQRGAATIFLAETF from the coding sequence ATGTACAAGGCACGTTACACAGAATCTCTAATAATGTTGTTGATATTTGCCACAATTTTGTTTGTTGTGACAGCGGTGGTTCCTGCTTCTGCAGATCCGCAATCGGTGATCAAGGATCTGGACCAGGCATATACGCAAATCGCTCAGAAAGTGTCGCCGTCAGTTGTGCGAGTGAGTTCTACGAAGAACGTTTCGGTAGCCAGCGACGAGGGTCTGGAGCCATTTCTGAGACAGTTCCCTTTTTTTGGAGACCAGTTCCCAAAGCAGCCCCGTCATCCTCAATCAGTTGAAACGTTGATGGGATCGGGATTCATCGTGTCATCCGATGGGCTGATCATGACAAACTACCACGTTGTCAAAGACATGAAGGAGATTACAGTAACCCTTCCCGGCAAGCGAGACTACAAAGCTAAATTGATCGGAGCCGACCCGGAAAGCGACATTGCGTTGATCAAGATAGATGCCAAGAATCTACCGGCAGTCACGTGGGGAGATTCTTCAAAGTTGCGAGTCGGAGAGATCGTAGTAGCCATAGGCAATCCCTTCGGGTTAAGCGGTACGGTTACCAACGGTATCGTCAGCGCTACAGGCCGCACCAATATGGGTATTATCGGTTATGAAGACTTCATCCAGACTGATGCACCCATTAATCCCGGGAATTCTGGCGGTCCCCTCGTAAACATCAAAGGAGAAGTCGTTGGGATCAACACGGCAATAGCTACCCAGAGCGGTGGCTATATGGGCGTGGGGTTCACCATACCGTCTGACTCCGCCAAGCTCGTCATGGACGAACTTTTGAAGTACGGTAAGGTGCAACACGGTCTCCTGGGGATCAACATTCAGGACTTGACTGAGCCGCTTGCAAAATCCTTTGGGCGCACCGACCTCAACGGAGCACTTGTGTCACAAGTGGTGCCTGACAGCCCTGCTGCAAAAGCCGGTATCAAAACGGGTGATATCATTCTCGATTATAACGACAAGCCGGTCAGCGGAGCCTCACAACTGAAGAATCTCGTGGGACAGACAAGGCCGGGTTCTACCGCAAAGTTAACTATATGGAGGGACAAGAAAACCGCTGACGTAAGCGTTGCCATCGCAGAGCGAACCACCAAAACAGCGCAAGCTGAGGTCCCTGCTGCAAAGGCATCCAATGAGCTGGGAATCACGGTTGACAAGGTACCTCCCCAGTTGACATCAGAATTGGGTCTGAAGCAAGGAGTAGGTCTGGTGATCAAAAACGAGACCCCTGACGGTCGAGGTGCCGCAATGGGACTCAGGACCGGCGACGTGATTCTCGAGGTCGACAACAGACCTATCACGAGTTTGAGTGAATTCGACAAGGACGTGATGGAGGCCAAGCAAGACGGGGTAATTCGCTTCATGATTCAGCGAGGTGCCGCAACGATCTTTCTGGCGGAAACTTTCTAA
- a CDS encoding aldehyde ferredoxin oxidoreductase: protein MAKYGGWAGKVLRVDLSGRKISTEDTVEKYKDYLGGTGIGYKVIWDELHAGIKPFDPDNKIVFGVGPLAGTGAPCNGRTAITTLWPTCWPRPLVASGHMGGHFAAELKYAGYDAIIIEGRADRPVWLSIMDGKAEIKDARQLWGQGIRRTTVEISHEMGPEASVAAIGQAGENLVPMSVVINSYSHSAGGVGGVLGSKNLKAIGVRGTGSVRIAGNKVEWEKVIKLHLSLLGANNQHVVPNSPQPWSEHYNPGSRWVASAGRRWGAAYPGIETGPCEPHNLNRIAYRTNNAAFFLGEKAWKYTIRGNGCTACPIRCHTMLKVPGVSTKYGILETGQNTCVGLLFGKAFFKNFPDGPKGETAIEACMVGMHLADDLGLWENYGQLQRDFQMLYYNGTMSRKVPEKEFKGYSWDKYEQGDPTFLFELLPRIARKEGELATALGLGTGYLLERWGIPEQEWLENRDLLYWKLGHPKHHSNEDAGQCGVIINTQYNRDAQCHSHSNFTRNGLPIEVQKRLAAEIWGSPDAVDSVAAFAPMNKYKAKMAKWSLLRKELHDSLSLCNWMGPWVASPLRERDYRGDDSIESLLYSLATGDKKTSQELDRVAERIFLLHRALTIRDMGTKDMRTKHDTIPHWVFTDPKDKAAFSKGTIRMDEEDIKLAMDMYYEEMGWDKQTGSPTGDTYQRLGLGFVAEYLSKKGLLP from the coding sequence ATGGCAAAGTACGGAGGTTGGGCAGGAAAAGTTCTTCGGGTCGATTTATCCGGAAGGAAGATCTCAACTGAAGATACCGTAGAAAAATATAAAGACTATCTGGGAGGAACGGGAATAGGCTACAAGGTGATTTGGGATGAGCTTCACGCCGGAATTAAACCTTTCGATCCGGATAATAAGATCGTCTTCGGAGTCGGTCCTTTGGCCGGAACCGGCGCCCCATGTAACGGCAGAACCGCCATAACGACATTGTGGCCTACTTGTTGGCCCAGACCGCTAGTTGCAAGCGGTCATATGGGCGGCCACTTTGCAGCGGAGCTCAAGTATGCCGGCTATGACGCCATCATCATTGAAGGCAGAGCCGACCGACCGGTGTGGCTCTCGATAATGGATGGAAAGGCCGAAATTAAGGATGCCCGGCAACTCTGGGGACAGGGTATACGACGGACCACAGTCGAGATTAGCCATGAGATGGGACCGGAGGCTTCTGTCGCTGCTATTGGACAAGCAGGTGAGAATTTGGTCCCCATGTCGGTGGTAATCAACTCCTATTCTCATTCAGCCGGTGGAGTCGGCGGAGTTCTTGGATCCAAAAACCTCAAAGCTATAGGTGTCAGAGGAACAGGAAGTGTACGCATCGCCGGTAACAAAGTGGAATGGGAGAAGGTCATCAAGTTGCATCTTTCTCTGTTAGGAGCAAACAACCAGCATGTGGTCCCCAACAGTCCGCAACCGTGGTCGGAACATTATAACCCGGGATCTCGATGGGTTGCTTCGGCGGGGCGCAGATGGGGAGCGGCCTACCCCGGCATCGAAACAGGGCCGTGCGAGCCTCACAATCTTAACAGAATTGCGTACCGGACGAACAATGCCGCTTTTTTCCTTGGGGAAAAGGCTTGGAAGTATACGATCAGGGGAAATGGTTGCACTGCCTGTCCCATCCGCTGCCACACTATGCTCAAAGTACCGGGAGTTTCTACAAAATATGGAATTCTGGAGACAGGACAGAATACCTGTGTCGGGTTGCTGTTTGGCAAAGCCTTTTTTAAGAATTTCCCCGACGGTCCCAAGGGCGAGACGGCAATTGAGGCATGTATGGTTGGCATGCATTTGGCGGACGATCTTGGACTATGGGAGAATTACGGTCAACTGCAACGTGATTTTCAAATGCTTTACTATAACGGCACAATGAGTCGCAAGGTGCCTGAAAAGGAATTCAAGGGCTATTCGTGGGATAAGTACGAACAAGGAGATCCAACATTCCTCTTCGAGCTCCTCCCCAGGATCGCGAGGAAGGAAGGGGAACTGGCCACAGCGCTAGGTCTGGGCACCGGGTACCTTCTCGAGCGATGGGGCATCCCGGAGCAGGAGTGGCTGGAAAATCGTGACCTCCTCTATTGGAAGCTCGGGCATCCCAAACATCATTCAAACGAAGATGCAGGCCAATGCGGAGTAATCATCAACACGCAGTACAATCGTGATGCCCAGTGTCATTCCCACAGCAATTTTACTCGCAATGGTTTGCCGATAGAGGTTCAGAAGCGATTGGCTGCGGAAATATGGGGCTCTCCGGATGCTGTGGACTCCGTTGCCGCTTTCGCCCCTATGAACAAATACAAGGCCAAGATGGCGAAATGGTCTCTCCTGAGAAAAGAATTGCATGACTCTCTCTCCCTGTGCAACTGGATGGGACCATGGGTTGCCTCACCTTTGCGAGAGCGGGATTATCGAGGTGATGATTCCATCGAGTCGTTGCTCTACAGTCTGGCTACCGGCGACAAGAAAACCAGTCAGGAACTCGATCGGGTCGCAGAGCGGATCTTCCTGCTCCATCGCGCTCTGACCATTCGTGATATGGGCACAAAGGACATGCGGACCAAGCACGACACGATTCCCCATTGGGTGTTCACCGACCCCAAGGACAAGGCTGCATTCAGCAAAGGGACCATCCGAATGGATGAGGAAGACATCAAGCTCGCAATGGACATGTATTACGAGGAGATGGGTTGGGACAAACAGACTGGATCTCCGACCGGAGATACCTATCAGAGACTGGGTTTGGGGTTTGTAGCAGAATATCTAAGCAAGAAAGGGCTGCTCCCGTAA
- a CDS encoding 4Fe-4S dicluster domain-containing protein, producing MSSEHRKREMLESVSSFMNSNHFLSRREFLLATGGIIVAVSSSGATGAKETPLIIMDNATGLLIADSTKCVGCRRCELACTEFNDGKASPTLARIKIRRNLNFGPKGLHAGQRGQGNWGDGLIVQDLCKQCPHPVPCANACPNDAIVMSSPTNARVVDSDKCTGCKMCQRACPWEMMSFDSDANKATKCFLCDGNPKCVEACPSGAISYVAWRDLTNHVPPRIVPTAVVSPEKAQTCVDCHGK from the coding sequence ATGAGTAGTGAACACCGAAAGCGTGAAATGTTGGAAAGCGTATCGAGTTTCATGAATTCAAACCATTTCTTATCACGGCGTGAATTTTTGCTCGCAACCGGTGGAATAATTGTTGCCGTTTCCTCTTCAGGCGCGACAGGCGCTAAAGAGACGCCCCTCATCATTATGGATAATGCCACCGGGCTCCTCATAGCAGATTCTACCAAGTGTGTAGGCTGCCGGAGATGCGAACTGGCTTGCACCGAGTTTAACGACGGAAAAGCTTCTCCAACTTTGGCCAGGATAAAGATTAGGCGGAACCTCAACTTTGGGCCAAAAGGCCTGCATGCCGGTCAGCGTGGTCAAGGCAATTGGGGCGACGGCCTCATTGTTCAGGATCTCTGCAAGCAATGCCCTCACCCTGTGCCTTGTGCGAACGCCTGTCCGAATGATGCTATTGTCATGAGTTCGCCTACAAATGCACGAGTTGTGGATTCCGACAAGTGTACCGGATGCAAAATGTGTCAGAGGGCTTGCCCGTGGGAAATGATGTCATTCGATTCGGATGCCAACAAAGCCACCAAATGTTTCCTCTGCGATGGGAACCCCAAGTGTGTAGAAGCCTGTCCCTCCGGAGCCATTAGCTACGTGGCTTGGCGTGATTTGACGAATCACGTTCCACCGAGAATTGTGCCCACCGCGGTTGTTTCTCCCGAGAAGGCTCAGACGTGTGTTGATTGTCACGGAAAGTGA